CCGCAACCCAGACCGGATCTTAAGTATTTCGTTGCCAGAACGAAGAACTACATGCTTCCGGTGTATTTGCGTAGGACGTTCCGTGGCCAACGGATTGTTACAGCCGTTAGACGCATTGATGGTGATATTTGGCAGCTGGAGGCGGAGCTTCGATATTTGATTGAGAAGAAACTAAACAAGTCGATTGTGACCCGGGTAAACGAGATGAATGGCCAGATTGAGCTGAAAGGCGATTTCGTTActattgtcgaaggatttctccTGGAGAAAGGTTTGTAAAGTAGCttagaattttgtttaatataatCATCTTTAGAGGAAGTGCTATCCTTTATTCCTACGTACATATCCGTACAACCCTTTTGAATCCTTAGGCTCCAGAACCGAGTAAATGCATACATAAATTCTATTAATGCAATTCTATGGTGTCAATTCTTTTCGTCAAATGATCCTAATTCACTTTATAACAgatgaaaatcagtaaaaaaaaaagtagaaacCTTTACCCGTCGAGTTGATCCAGGTTATTTAAAAACTCGACGCGCTTTCTTTAAAAACTCTTTCATCGATTTATATtttatactagcagacccgacgaactttgtttcgcctaaaattgattcagACTGCcagaatagtagtttgtgcaacaagttgcaaaaagatgagttgtacgtttatccaacgaggcttgccgatgACGAGgcttgcaatgacgaaaaatggactttgcaaaatttcatttttatgtatataaatgtGTACTAAATTTGGTTTAAGAAGATGACATAATTAGCCAATAGGTATAGGCATGTCGATGAGGCTGTTGGATAAAACAAGATCTAGGGTTGAAGCTCGTTCTATCGTTCATTCCAATCTAGCATTTTGGTAGTGACGTGATCAGAAATAAATGATACTACAC
The nucleotide sequence above comes from Armigeres subalbatus isolate Guangzhou_Male chromosome 3, GZ_Asu_2, whole genome shotgun sequence. Encoded proteins:
- the LOC134227875 gene encoding large ribosomal subunit protein mL49; translated protein: MPFRSLFQKVCQNEAISIKLVQCSNILNVTALRSIPVRCSSFRSSEPVGDVDRFPQVDVVRDAPEWKFVERLLAARVVPTPVAKTEYPSGWKPPQPRPDLKYFVARTKNYMLPVYLRRTFRGQRIVTAVRRIDGDIWQLEAELRYLIEKKLNKSIVTRVNEMNGQIELKGDFVTIVEGFLLEKGL